The genomic stretch ttttttcatgttttaagaAATGGATGAAATaagaagaaaagaagaagaaaaacaaagacaaatagaagaagaaaaaaagaaagtttttagAATTCCAAAGAAACCTCGTCCTCCAGAAGAAATTACAGAACAATCAGATAAAAGTGCAAAATTATCTGCCCAGGAAAAACTTGAGAAAGCTAAAAAACTAGCTGCAAGTTTTGGAAAATCTAAAACTGCTATATCCTCGTCAAAGTCTGATTTAAAAAGAAGTTCAGCAGTAAGTGACAAAATTTCCTCCAAATATAAACAAGCTAAACCTTTTCATCCAGAGCAGAGAAAAACTGGAAATGACAAAGTTGTTTCTAAACAAGACGACAAGAAACCATCAAATGATAAACATTCAAATGAAAAAGATGTTCCTAAACAGTCTGACAAGAAACCATCATATAAAGATAAGTTAGATAAACTGTCAGACCAGGAAAAACTtgcaattatcaaaaaaatatcaggGAGTCTTGGGCGTGTAGGTGATAAAATATCGGATACAGAAAAACTTGACAAAATTAGGAAAATTTCAGAAACAATTGGTAAGGGGTCATCAAGTAATAGTGATAAGAAAGAAAAACCAAACGGATCTCAGAAATATTCACCTCTTACCAGTAAAATAGACAGAGATAAAATGACAGGAAATCTGGAAAGtcttcagaaaataaaaaaagaattcaaaGAAGCTGAGGAAAAAGCAACTGGAAAAACTATCACATTGCTTGGAAAAACAGATGAAGGAATTAAAAGAGAAGTGATATTTGACAGAACAGATGCTGAAACAATGAGATATGCATTACAAGAAAAAGCAGCGCGAATAAGAGCCATGATGAACAGACCTGAAGAACCTAAACCGAGAGAAAGAAAAAAGGGGAAGGACAGAGCATCTGAGAGTGAGACAAAGGGAAAGAAATCTGACACTTCTAAAAATGAAGatgatgaacaaaaaaaatattctgattttaaGAAATCTTCTAGTCATTCCAGTGATTCAAAATACAATGATAAATATAGTGATGATAGGTATTCAGACAGATCTTCAAGGGAGGAAAAAcctgttaaaaagaaaaaacctCCACCCCCACCatcaatgaattttaatgatTTGTTGAAAATTGCTGAACAAAAATCACAAGAACCTGTCAAAATTGAAGTaattaaaaaaccaaaaaaagaAGAGGAACGATTATTGAATAAAAGAGAGCTTGCATCTCAAAGAGAATAtcaagaatatttaaaaaataagaaaatgagaAGAGAAGCTGAAATTGAAGAGAGACAAACTGTGGATgttaaaagagaaaaacaaaactcTAATTCATTAAAAAGTAAATCAACTTCTAATTTAGTGACAAAATCAGCAAGTTCATCACAAAATACTGTAAGGAAAAATCCTTATTCAGAAAAGTTAGTGACTAAATCTTCTTCACCTGTGCCTAGTTCATCTAAACCATCATCAAGTAACAAATTAGGTAAATCAATGTCATCTTCTTCAATTCCTTCAAAACCATTTACAAAACAGTTCAAACTACACTCAGCAACAAATTCTCATCACAATTCAGACTCAAATCCAGCAAAGAAAATAAAACGGGAGCATATAGAAAATGGAAGAATTTCCCAAAAAGATGAGTATCGAAAGAAATCAAATGGtgctaaaagaaataattatGATGATGTACGTGAAAATGTGCTAGTGTGTGGACCACCAAAGAATGAAAAACCAGTATCTTCCAATCCATTTGATAGAATatatggagaaattaagaaaaatcaACCATCAAAGCCAGGTAATTAAATATAAACTCCATTCAAAAATATGAAGAACAATTTTTAAACAGTAATTCAGAACATTGAAATTGGTTGGAAAATCGTCCCTTCTgaatattaatcatgttaatgcttcttagtatatatatacaatgtatgctTGACAAAAGGTTTTTCATAATTTACataccagaaaaaccttaaatgatcgtcgatttatccaaaagttttaaagttacacatacatttttttaggAAGTAGTGCTTtttaagaatccttgtgtagttcattaggacttgtgcttttagctaagatgtcaaagaacaattgtatgaaatatttaatcgccgaaaatctctttagacaagtagtttagatttcccatatgacaaaagtcgtaggaatattgtttgtcatcaatacgtagtacaactacgtcagtattctattatataataagttcaactgttcatgctgttggcggcaatttcaaattagaaaaag from Mytilus edulis chromosome 7, xbMytEdul2.2, whole genome shotgun sequence encodes the following:
- the LOC139481075 gene encoding protein SPT2 homolog translates to MDFGSILSLASKNTQKQRPTEKRYRSDLDAPRKERKDKDGRPKSEFLQKVKEEKEQERKRKEMDEIRRKEEEKQRQIEEEKKKVFRIPKKPRPPEEITEQSDKSAKLSAQEKLEKAKKLAASFGKSKTAISSSKSDLKRSSAVSDKISSKYKQAKPFHPEQRKTGNDKVVSKQDDKKPSNDKHSNEKDVPKQSDKKPSYKDKLDKLSDQEKLAIIKKISGSLGRVGDKISDTEKLDKIRKISETIGKGSSSNSDKKEKPNGSQKYSPLTSKIDRDKMTGNLESLQKIKKEFKEAEEKATGKTITLLGKTDEGIKREVIFDRTDAETMRYALQEKAARIRAMMNRPEEPKPRERKKGKDRASESETKGKKSDTSKNEDDEQKKYSDFKKSSSHSSDSKYNDKYSDDRYSDRSSREEKPVKKKKPPPPPSMNFNDLLKIAEQKSQEPVKIEVIKKPKKEEERLLNKRELASQREYQEYLKNKKMRREAEIEERQTVDVKREKQNSNSLKSKSTSNLVTKSASSSQNTVRKNPYSEKLVTKSSSPVPSSSKPSSSNKLGKSMSSSSIPSKPFTKQFKLHSATNSHHNSDSNPAKKIKREHIENGRISQKDEYRKKSNGAKRNNYDDVRENVLVCGPPKNEKPVSSNPFDRIYGEIKKNQPSKPAKRKHPDEYSDSEDEFDGDLDGFVVDYLSSGEEEEMDGYDNDYEDYSKHIRNIFGYDRRKFKYESDYDIANMESNFKDVMKEEARSARLGMQEDLEDMKKEEEEMKRKMAGKKKR